The following proteins are co-located in the Vigna unguiculata cultivar IT97K-499-35 chromosome 9, ASM411807v1, whole genome shotgun sequence genome:
- the LOC114164687 gene encoding cysteine-rich and transmembrane domain-containing protein WIH1-like, whose protein sequence is MAYYGQNPPMSGPPPPPAPMGYPPPGYQGAPPPQPQTFVTQAPPAQKQGSGAATGAMAGCLGALGCLCCLEMCCCMECLEACC, encoded by the exons ATGGCTTACTACGGTCAAAATCCTCCTATGTCGGggcctcctcctcctcctgctCCCATGG GGTATCCTCCACCAGGTTATCAAGGAGCTCCTCCTCCTCAACCTCAAACCTTTGTCACCCAGGCTCCGCCGGCGCAGAAACAAGGATCAGGAGCTGCTACTGGTGCAATGGCGGGATG CCTGGGCGCGTTGGGTTGCCTTTGTTGTCTGGAAATGTGCTGCTGCATGGAGTGCTTGGAGGCGTGTTGTTGA
- the LOC114196300 gene encoding LIM domain-containing protein WLIM1-like produces MAFAGTTQKCMACDKTVYLVDKLTADNRVFHKACFRCHHCKGTLKLSNYNSFEGVLYCKPHFDQLFKRTGSLDKSFEGTPKIAKPDKTGEEKPAATKVLNMFGGTRDKCAGCQKTVYPTEKVTVNGTPYHKSCFKCTHGGCVISPSNYIAHDGKLYCKHHHIQLIKEKGNLSQLEGDHEKSAIQEKTNGEVVAAET; encoded by the exons ATGGCATTTGCAGGAACAACTCAGAAGTGCATGGCTTGTGACAAAACAGTTTATCTGGTTGATAAGTTAACTGCGGATAATCGAGTCTTCCACAAGGCTTGCTTCAGATGCCACCACTGCAAAGGAACACTCAAG CTTAGCAACTATAACTCTTTCGAGGGAGTTCTTTACTGCAAGCCACACTTCGATCAACTGTTCAAAAGAACTGGTAGTCTTGACAAAAGCTTCGAAG GGACACCAAAAATTGCTAAACCAGACAAAACTGGCGAAGAG AAACCGGCAGCAACCAAAGTCTTGAATATGTTTGGTGGAACCAGAGATAAATGTGCTGGTTGTCAGAAAACAGTGTATCCCACTGAAAAG GTGACGGTGAATGGAACTCCTTATCACAAGAGTTGTTTCAAATGCACTCATGGAGGGTGTGTTATTAGTCCCTCCAATTACATTGCACACGATGGGAAACTCTACTGCAAGCACCACCACATCCAACTGATCAAGGAGAAGGGAAATTTAAGCCAGCTTGAAGGTGACCATGAGAAGAGTGCAATTCAAGAGAAAACCAACGGTGAAGTAGTTGCAGCTGAGACATGA
- the LOC114196342 gene encoding GPN-loop GTPase QQT1 produces MVFGQVVVGPPGSGKTTYCNGMSQFLSLIGRKVAVINLDPANDSLPYDCAVNIEDLVKLSDVMVEHSLGPNGGLVYCMDYLEKNIDWLEAKLEPLLKDHYLLFDFPGQVELFFLHSNAKNVIMKLIKKLNLRLTAVHLIDAHLCSDPGKYISALLLSLSTMLHLELPHVNVLSKIDLIESYGKLAFNLDFYTDVQDLSYLQYQLDQDPRSAKYRKLTKELCEVIENFSLVSFTTLDIQDKESVGNLVKVIDKCNGYIFTGIEASAVEFSKIAVGPVDWDYYRVAAVQEKYMKDDENIDDNE; encoded by the exons ATGGTGTTTGGGCAAGTAGTAGTTGGGCCTCCTGGCTCTGGCAAAACAACTTATTGCAATGGCATGTCTCAGTTTCTAAGTCTCATTGGAAG GAAGGTTGCTGTTATCAATTTGGATCCAGCTAATGATTCATTACC CTATGATTGTGCTGTGAACATAGAGGATCTTGTGAAACTAAGTGATGTAATGGTGGAACATTCACTTGGTCCAAATGGGG GTCTTGTGTATTGCATGGATTATCTTGAGAAAAATATCGACTGGTTGGAAGCAAAATTGGAACCTCTTCTGAAAG ATCACTACCTTCTCTTTGATTTTCCTGGCCAAGTTGAGCTCTTTTTCCTTCATTCAAATGCCAAGAATGTCATCATGAAGCTCATAAAGAAATTGAACCTAAGG TTAACTGCAGTGCATTTGATTGATGCCCATCTTTGCAGTGACCCTGGGAAGTATATTAGTGCATTGCTTTTGTCCTTGTCCACGATGCTACATCTAGAACTCCCTCACGTAAATGTCTtgtctaaaattgatttaattgagaGCTACGGAAAGCTAG CCTTTAACCTTGATTTCTATACAGACGTGCAAGACTTGTCATATTTACAATACCAGCTCGATCAAGATCCTCGCTCTGCTAAGTACAG AAAACTCACAAAGGAACTATGTGAAGTTATTGAGAACTTCAGTCTTGTGAGTTTTACAACCTTAGATATTCAG GACAAAGAGAGTGTAGGGAATTTGGTGAAGGTGATAGACAAATGCAATGGGTACATATTTACCGGTATAGAAGCAAGTGCAGTTGAATTTAGCAAGATTGCAGTTGGTCCTGTTGATTGGGATTATTATAG AGTTGCAGCAGTGCAAGAGAAgtacatgaaggatgatgaaaatattgatgATAATGAATGA